One Amorphoplanes digitatis genomic window carries:
- a CDS encoding GNAT family N-acetyltransferase, whose amino-acid sequence MPLLISPVVAAGDLARLDQPVLTGPGLTLRPWRATDAAVVAAAYDEPGIRQWHSRSMTVDEARAWIGAWPQRWRRETGAGWAVAADDDAVLGQISLRTIDLAEGIAEISYWVLPEARGRGHAAAALSVLSGWALRVLGLHRVEVYHSTRNPASCRVAERAGYPYEGTMRSKVLHADGWHDMHLHARIAGDPAA is encoded by the coding sequence ATGCCTCTACTGATCTCCCCCGTCGTCGCCGCCGGCGACCTGGCCCGGCTCGATCAGCCCGTGCTGACGGGCCCGGGCCTCACGCTGCGGCCGTGGCGGGCCACGGACGCCGCCGTGGTCGCGGCGGCCTACGACGAGCCGGGCATCCGGCAATGGCACTCACGGTCGATGACCGTCGACGAGGCCCGCGCGTGGATCGGCGCCTGGCCGCAACGGTGGCGGCGGGAGACCGGCGCCGGCTGGGCGGTCGCCGCCGACGACGACGCGGTGCTCGGCCAGATCAGCCTGCGCACCATCGACCTCGCCGAGGGCATCGCCGAGATCTCGTACTGGGTGCTGCCCGAGGCCCGGGGCCGGGGCCACGCCGCGGCGGCACTGAGCGTCCTCTCCGGGTGGGCGCTGCGGGTGCTCGGCCTGCACCGCGTCGAGGTTTACCACTCGACGCGCAACCCCGCGTCGTGCCGGGTCGCCGAGCGGGCCGGCTACCCGTACGAGGGGACGATGCGCAGCAAGGTCCTGCACGCCGACGGCTGGCACGACATGCACCTGCACGCCCGCATCGCCGGGGACCCGGCCGCCTGA
- a CDS encoding gluconokinase: MDVVIGIDTGTTATKAVAAGPAGQVRAMASVHYPLSVPGPGQAELDPVKLRDAAIEALVTAAAQAHGRDDRVVAVGLSAFLHGLVPMDGNGAPLGPLVTWADNRAAGLSERIVGTGRAKSLQARTGTPVHPMSPLTKLAWWRETDPAKLRDTPRWGGVKEIVLAGLADEGFLLDLSVASGTGMYDIHRRRWDHEALELTGVRRHQLAEVVPTTRRLRLNPEVAAAAGLHADTPLIIGAADGPLANLGVGATPPGVAAVSLGTSGALRTIVDRPTADRAGRLFCYALTEEHWVVGGAINNAGSVVRWAGQTFAGGFDRPAAEGEDADVRDAALLAEAAEVGPGSEGLLCLPYLLGERAPWWRGGMRGAYLGLRREHGRPHLVRAALEGVCQQLALVRDTFADEGIAMTEVRATGGAVASDLWVSVLAAALDLPVSVADTPEGTALGACLLARHALGELPDLAAAAAMVAIGEPTHPDPHAADLYRRLRPLVERSALAVTGVLTELDRLAPQPLPDTPKALPEGR, encoded by the coding sequence ATGGACGTCGTCATCGGCATCGACACCGGGACCACCGCCACCAAGGCCGTCGCCGCCGGGCCGGCCGGGCAGGTGCGGGCGATGGCGAGCGTGCACTACCCCCTCTCCGTGCCCGGGCCGGGCCAGGCCGAGCTCGACCCCGTCAAGCTGCGCGACGCGGCGATCGAGGCCCTGGTCACGGCCGCCGCGCAGGCGCACGGGCGGGACGACCGGGTCGTCGCCGTCGGCCTCAGCGCGTTCCTGCACGGGCTCGTGCCGATGGACGGCAACGGCGCGCCGCTCGGCCCGCTGGTCACCTGGGCCGACAACCGGGCCGCCGGGCTGAGCGAGCGGATCGTCGGCACCGGCCGCGCGAAGTCGCTCCAGGCCCGGACGGGCACGCCGGTGCACCCGATGTCCCCGCTGACCAAGCTCGCCTGGTGGCGCGAGACCGATCCCGCGAAGCTGCGCGACACCCCGCGCTGGGGCGGCGTCAAGGAGATCGTCCTGGCCGGCCTCGCCGACGAGGGCTTCCTGCTGGACCTCTCGGTCGCCTCCGGCACCGGCATGTACGACATCCACCGGCGCCGCTGGGACCACGAGGCGCTGGAGCTGACCGGCGTGCGCCGGCACCAGCTCGCCGAGGTCGTGCCCACCACCCGGCGGCTGAGGCTGAACCCCGAGGTGGCGGCCGCGGCCGGGCTGCACGCGGACACCCCGCTGATCATCGGCGCGGCCGACGGGCCGCTGGCCAACCTCGGCGTCGGCGCCACCCCGCCCGGCGTCGCGGCCGTCTCCCTCGGCACCAGCGGCGCGCTGCGCACCATCGTGGACCGGCCGACCGCCGACCGGGCCGGGCGGCTGTTCTGCTACGCGCTCACCGAGGAACACTGGGTCGTCGGCGGCGCGATCAACAACGCCGGATCGGTGGTGCGCTGGGCCGGGCAGACCTTCGCCGGCGGCTTCGACCGCCCGGCCGCCGAGGGCGAGGACGCCGACGTACGCGACGCCGCGCTGCTGGCGGAGGCCGCCGAGGTCGGCCCCGGCAGCGAGGGCCTGCTCTGCCTGCCCTACCTGCTGGGCGAGCGGGCGCCGTGGTGGCGCGGCGGCATGCGCGGCGCCTACCTCGGGCTGCGCCGCGAGCACGGCCGGCCGCACCTCGTCCGGGCCGCGCTAGAGGGGGTCTGCCAGCAGCTGGCGCTGGTCCGGGACACGTTCGCGGACGAGGGCATCGCGATGACCGAGGTCCGGGCCACCGGCGGCGCGGTCGCCTCCGACCTGTGGGTGTCCGTGCTGGCCGCGGCCCTGGACCTGCCCGTGTCCGTTGCGGACACGCCGGAGGGCACCGCGCTCGGCGCCTGCCTGCTCGCCCGCCACGCCCTGGGCGAGCTGCCGGACCTGGCCGCCGCCGCGGCGATGGTCGCCATCGGCGAGCCGACCCACCCGGACCCGCACGCCGCCGACCTCTACCGCCGGCTGCGCCCGCTGGTGGAGCGCTCGGCGCTGGCGGTGACGGGAGTGCTCACCGAGTTGGACAGACTGGCGCCGCAGCCGCTGCCGGACACCCCCAAGGCCCTGCCCGAGGGCCGCTGA
- a CDS encoding SRPBCC family protein, with translation MEKGSFDSGPPGGARVVADGDLWTLIFVRDLRHPPAEVWAALTDPDRLDRWAPFSAARDLSVTGDTTLAMVDGPERTPVPATVLRAEPPALLEYTWGGDLLRWELAGTAEGTRLTLRHRFAPRDEAPMYAAGWHLCAAVLARLLAGDPVGVIRGRDAAAHGWAELRAGYAEQLAR, from the coding sequence GTGGAAAAAGGCTCATTTGACAGCGGCCCGCCCGGCGGCGCGCGCGTCGTCGCCGACGGCGACCTGTGGACCCTGATCTTCGTGCGCGACCTGCGGCACCCGCCGGCCGAGGTGTGGGCCGCCCTGACCGACCCCGACCGCCTCGACCGGTGGGCGCCGTTCTCCGCCGCCCGCGACCTCTCCGTCACCGGCGACACCACCCTGGCCATGGTGGACGGTCCCGAGCGCACCCCCGTACCGGCGACCGTGCTGCGCGCCGAGCCGCCGGCGTTGCTCGAGTACACCTGGGGCGGCGACCTGCTGCGCTGGGAGCTCGCCGGCACCGCCGAGGGCACCCGGCTCACCCTGCGGCACCGGTTCGCCCCCCGCGACGAGGCGCCGATGTACGCGGCCGGCTGGCACCTGTGCGCCGCCGTCCTGGCACGCCTGCTCGCCGGCGACCCGGTCGGCGTCATCCGGGGCCGCGACGCCGCCGCGCACGGCTGGGCGGAGCTGCGCGCCGGCTACGCGGAGCAGCTCGCGCGCTGA
- the cobO gene encoding cob(I)yrinic acid a,c-diamide adenosyltransferase, translating into MPQGQVTTVPKDGLTTRQRRKQAVLAVHTGHGKGKSTAAFGMALRAWSAGWSIGVFQFVKSEKWRVGEEAAFKALGQAGGASVAWHKMGEGWSWIQRAGTERDHASEAVEGWAQIKRDLAAETHRFYVLDEFTYPMKWGWIDVADVVATLADRPGTQHVVITGRDAHPDLIAAADLVTEMTKLKHPMDAGRKGQQGIEW; encoded by the coding sequence ATGCCGCAGGGGCAGGTCACGACGGTGCCGAAGGACGGGCTCACCACCCGGCAGCGCCGTAAGCAGGCGGTGCTGGCCGTCCACACCGGACACGGCAAGGGCAAGTCGACGGCCGCGTTCGGGATGGCGCTGCGCGCGTGGAGCGCGGGCTGGTCGATCGGGGTCTTCCAGTTCGTGAAGTCCGAGAAGTGGCGCGTCGGCGAGGAGGCGGCGTTCAAGGCGCTGGGCCAGGCCGGCGGCGCGAGCGTCGCCTGGCACAAGATGGGCGAGGGCTGGTCCTGGATCCAGCGCGCGGGCACCGAGCGCGATCACGCGTCCGAGGCCGTCGAGGGCTGGGCGCAGATCAAGCGGGACCTGGCCGCCGAGACGCACCGGTTCTACGTGCTCGACGAGTTCACGTACCCGATGAAGTGGGGTTGGATCGACGTGGCGGACGTGGTTGCCACCCTCGCGGACCGGCCCGGCACCCAGCACGTCGTGATCACCGGCCGCGACGCCCATCCGGACCTGATCGCGGCCGCCGACCTGGTCACCGAGATGACCAAGCTCAAGCACCCGATGGACGCCGGCCGCAAGGGACAGCAGGGCATCGAGTGGTGA
- a CDS encoding SigE family RNA polymerase sigma factor, protein MRDGFDDFVRGRSTGLLRIAYLLTGDRHTAEDLVQEVLEQMYVKWRRIHGAPEAYARRALVNRATNRWRSRGRRPEAPLGHHDVAEPDHSEHVVVRDAVVEALRTLPPRQRAAVVLRYLDDLPIAEVARALDCSEGNVKSNASRGLERLRAALAPVAVTTTTTGRGQR, encoded by the coding sequence ATGCGTGACGGGTTCGACGACTTCGTGCGGGGTCGCAGCACGGGACTGCTGCGGATCGCGTACCTGCTCACCGGTGACCGGCACACCGCCGAGGACCTGGTGCAGGAGGTGCTCGAGCAGATGTACGTCAAGTGGCGCCGCATACACGGTGCGCCCGAGGCGTACGCCCGCCGGGCGCTCGTCAACCGCGCCACCAACCGGTGGCGTTCGCGGGGCCGCCGCCCCGAGGCGCCGCTCGGTCACCACGACGTCGCCGAGCCGGACCACAGCGAGCACGTCGTGGTCCGTGACGCGGTGGTCGAGGCGCTGCGCACCCTGCCGCCGCGGCAACGGGCGGCGGTGGTCCTGCGCTACCTGGACGACCTGCCGATCGCCGAGGTCGCCCGGGCGCTCGACTGCTCCGAGGGCAACGTGAAGAGCAACGCCTCGCGGGGCCTCGAACGGCTGCGCGCCGCGCTCGCACCCGTCGCCGTCACCACCACGACCACCGGACGAGGACAGCGATGA
- a CDS encoding VWA domain-containing protein — translation MTPYPFSAVVGLDDLRLALLLTAVSPAVGGVLVRGEKGTAKSTVVRALAALLPEVDVVRGCRFACDPAATDPGCPDGPHEAGAPHGHRPATLVELPVGATEDRVVGTLDIQRALADGVKAYEPGLLAAAHRGALYVDEVNLLPDHLVDLLLDAAAMGRAHVERDGVSVKHAARFLLVGTMNPEEGEPRPQLVDRFGLVVTVAAPRDATQRAEVVRRRLAYEAGPDEFAQRFAAAEAELAARILAARAAVPAVRLPDAELDRIARVCLAYGVDGMRADIVVARCAVALAAWHGRDQVTAEEVRDAARLALPHRRRRDPLDPPGTDEQRLEEALDQGDPDDDPDDTGPDDTGPDDTGPDDAGPDDAGPDGGGPGGGPDGGRDQSGTGPSSPADASHPGTQPETAPADGQAPADARVGGAAPAQAGSAYRPRTLRIAARGEGGHAGRRSPALARRGRVVGSRIPRGKLAGAAHLPATLRAAIHRGACAQDLLPDAGPAVRPPAGRRPRVVQPRDLREAVHVGREANLVLFVVDASGSMAARRRMTVVKTAVLSLLRDAYQRRDRVGMITFRGAAAEQVLPPTSSHEVGVLRLAGLRTGGRTPLAAGLRAAAATIATERRRDPRRRPLLIIVTDGRATSGPDPATVAPALAGVAAVVVDCESGPVRLGLAGRLAAALDADVMPLDALAAGVASTSYARRVA, via the coding sequence GTGACGCCGTACCCGTTCTCTGCCGTCGTCGGCCTCGACGACCTGCGGCTCGCGCTGCTGCTGACCGCCGTCTCACCCGCCGTCGGCGGGGTCCTGGTCCGCGGCGAGAAGGGCACGGCCAAGTCCACCGTGGTGCGCGCCCTCGCCGCGCTGCTGCCCGAGGTCGACGTGGTCCGCGGCTGCCGCTTCGCCTGCGACCCGGCCGCCACCGACCCGGGCTGCCCCGACGGGCCGCACGAGGCCGGCGCGCCGCACGGGCACCGGCCCGCCACCCTGGTCGAGCTGCCGGTCGGCGCCACCGAGGACCGGGTCGTCGGCACCCTCGACATCCAGCGCGCGCTCGCCGACGGCGTGAAGGCCTACGAGCCGGGCCTGCTCGCGGCCGCGCACCGCGGCGCCCTCTACGTCGACGAGGTCAACCTGCTGCCGGACCACCTCGTCGACCTGCTGCTTGACGCGGCCGCGATGGGCCGCGCGCACGTCGAGCGCGACGGGGTGTCGGTCAAGCACGCGGCCCGGTTCCTGCTCGTCGGCACGATGAACCCCGAGGAGGGCGAGCCGCGGCCGCAGCTTGTCGACCGGTTCGGCCTGGTGGTCACCGTCGCCGCGCCCCGGGACGCGACCCAGCGCGCCGAGGTGGTGCGCCGCCGGCTGGCCTACGAGGCCGGACCGGACGAGTTCGCCCAGCGGTTCGCCGCCGCCGAGGCCGAGTTGGCGGCCCGGATCCTGGCGGCCCGCGCGGCGGTGCCGGCGGTGCGGCTGCCCGACGCGGAGCTGGACCGGATCGCCCGGGTCTGCCTGGCCTACGGGGTCGACGGGATGCGGGCGGACATCGTGGTCGCCCGCTGCGCGGTGGCGCTGGCGGCGTGGCACGGCCGCGACCAGGTCACCGCCGAGGAGGTCCGCGACGCGGCGCGACTGGCCCTGCCGCACCGGCGGCGCCGGGATCCGCTGGACCCGCCGGGCACCGACGAGCAGCGCCTGGAGGAGGCCCTCGACCAGGGCGACCCGGACGACGACCCGGACGACACCGGCCCCGACGACACCGGCCCCGACGACACCGGCCCCGACGACGCCGGCCCCGATGATGCCGGCCCCGACGGCGGCGGCCCTGGCGGCGGCCCCGACGGCGGCCGGGACCAGAGCGGCACCGGACCGTCCTCCCCGGCCGACGCGTCCCACCCCGGCACCCAGCCCGAGACCGCGCCGGCCGACGGGCAGGCTCCGGCCGACGCCCGGGTCGGCGGCGCCGCGCCCGCCCAGGCCGGCAGCGCATACCGGCCGCGGACCCTGCGGATCGCGGCCCGCGGCGAGGGCGGCCACGCCGGGCGCCGCTCGCCGGCGCTCGCCCGCCGCGGCCGGGTCGTCGGCTCCCGGATCCCGCGCGGCAAGCTCGCCGGCGCGGCCCACCTGCCGGCGACGCTGCGCGCGGCCATCCACCGCGGCGCCTGCGCACAGGACCTTCTCCCGGACGCCGGCCCGGCGGTGCGGCCGCCGGCCGGCCGGCGCCCACGGGTCGTGCAGCCGCGTGACCTGCGCGAGGCCGTGCACGTAGGCCGCGAGGCCAACCTGGTGCTCTTCGTCGTGGACGCGTCCGGGTCGATGGCCGCCCGCCGGCGGATGACCGTCGTCAAGACCGCCGTGCTGTCGCTGCTGCGCGACGCCTACCAGCGGCGGGACCGGGTCGGCATGATCACGTTCCGGGGTGCGGCCGCGGAGCAGGTGCTGCCGCCCACCTCCAGCCACGAGGTCGGCGTGCTGCGGCTCGCCGGCCTGCGCACGGGCGGACGTACCCCGCTGGCGGCCGGCCTGCGCGCCGCCGCGGCGACCATCGCCACCGAGCGCCGCCGCGACCCCCGCCGCCGGCCGCTACTGATCATCGTCACCGACGGCCGCGCGACCAGCGGCCCGGACCCCGCGACCGTCGCACCGGCGCTGGCCGGCGTCGCCGCGGTGGTCGTCGACTGCGAATCCGGCCCGGTGCGCCTCGGCCTGGCCGGGCGCCTCGCCGCCGCCCTCGACGCCGACGTCATGCCGCTCGACGCCCTCGCCGCGGGTGTCGCCTCCACCAGCTACGCCAGAAGGGTCGCCTGA
- a CDS encoding ArsR/SmtB family transcription factor has protein sequence MPVTVDAISVLAEPTRRRILDQLRLADSSVGQLVERLAMSQPAVSKHLKVLREAGFVSSRTAAQQRIYTLEPEQFRALDAWLAPYRRLWTRHLDALERHLEES, from the coding sequence ATGCCCGTGACCGTCGACGCGATCTCCGTGCTCGCCGAGCCGACCCGCCGCCGCATCCTCGACCAGCTCCGGCTCGCCGACAGCAGCGTCGGGCAGCTCGTCGAGCGGCTCGCCATGAGCCAGCCCGCGGTCTCCAAGCACCTCAAGGTGCTGCGCGAGGCCGGCTTCGTCTCCAGCCGCACCGCCGCGCAGCAGCGCATCTACACGCTCGAGCCGGAACAGTTCCGGGCGCTGGACGCCTGGCTGGCGCCGTACCGGCGGCTGTGGACCCGGCACCTGGACGCGCTCGAGCGCCACCTGGAGGAATCGTGA
- a CDS encoding DUF3817 domain-containing protein — MRRVPALFAAIAIAEACSWAALLIGMFFKYGPVGDEIGVRIAGPVHGALFTAYLAVTVVLARVARWKWWVTLLALACSVPPFATLVFERWARSRGLLTVAEPEPVPQV; from the coding sequence GTGCGTCGCGTACCTGCCCTTTTCGCCGCCATCGCAATCGCGGAGGCCTGTAGCTGGGCCGCGCTCCTGATCGGCATGTTCTTCAAGTACGGACCGGTGGGCGACGAGATCGGCGTGCGGATCGCCGGCCCGGTACACGGCGCGTTGTTCACCGCCTACCTGGCGGTCACCGTCGTGCTGGCCCGGGTCGCACGGTGGAAGTGGTGGGTCACCCTGCTCGCGCTGGCCTGCTCGGTCCCGCCGTTCGCCACGCTCGTCTTCGAGCGCTGGGCGCGGTCGCGCGGCCTGCTCACGGTCGCCGAGCCGGAGCCAGTACCGCAGGTCTGA
- a CDS encoding glutamate--cysteine ligase: MGEEVDQRTFTREDRSRYRQKIRRSLDVFAGMLREARFEFERPLTGMEIELNLVDDDADPAMRNAEVLKAIADPDFQTELGQFNVEINVAPRRLAGDENADLERELRASLNNAEEHARGVGAHMVMIGILPTLRREHLTADALSANPRYALLNEQIFAARGEDLDIRIDGIDRLAVTTDTIAPEAACTSTQFHLQVSPEEFAAYWNAAQVVAGVQVALGANSPLLFGRELWRETRIPLFEQATDTRSEEIRAQGVRPRVWFGERWITSVFDLFEENVRYFPALLPICDSDDPEQILESGDTPQLSELRLHNGTVYRWNRPIYAVVKGRPHLRVENRVLPAGPTVVDTVANGVFYYGLVRMLAEAERPIWTQMSFSAAEENFHSGARHGIAASVFWPGLGYVPVSELVLRRLLPLAHEGLDRWGVSPAERDRLLGIIEQRCLTGRNGATWQVETLHSLERSGLDRQAALHGMLRRYLPPMHENIPVHEWPVT, encoded by the coding sequence GTGGGCGAAGAGGTCGACCAGAGGACATTCACCCGCGAGGATCGATCCAGGTACCGGCAGAAGATCAGGCGCAGCCTCGACGTGTTCGCGGGGATGCTGCGGGAGGCGCGATTCGAGTTCGAGCGCCCGCTGACCGGGATGGAGATCGAGCTCAATCTGGTGGACGACGACGCCGACCCGGCGATGCGCAACGCCGAGGTACTCAAGGCGATCGCCGACCCCGACTTCCAGACCGAGCTGGGCCAGTTCAACGTCGAGATCAACGTCGCGCCGCGCCGGCTGGCCGGCGACGAGAACGCCGATCTGGAACGCGAGCTGCGGGCCAGCCTCAACAACGCCGAGGAGCACGCCCGCGGCGTCGGCGCGCACATGGTGATGATCGGCATCCTGCCGACCCTGCGCCGCGAGCACCTGACCGCGGACGCGCTGTCGGCGAACCCCCGCTACGCGCTGCTCAACGAGCAGATCTTCGCGGCCCGCGGCGAGGACCTCGACATCCGCATCGACGGCATCGACCGCCTGGCGGTCACCACCGACACGATCGCGCCCGAGGCGGCCTGCACCAGCACCCAGTTCCACCTCCAGGTAAGCCCCGAGGAGTTCGCGGCGTACTGGAACGCGGCGCAGGTCGTGGCCGGCGTACAGGTGGCGCTGGGTGCCAACTCGCCGTTGCTGTTCGGGCGCGAGCTGTGGCGCGAGACCCGGATACCCCTGTTCGAGCAGGCCACCGACACCCGCTCGGAGGAGATCCGCGCGCAGGGCGTCCGGCCGCGGGTGTGGTTCGGCGAGCGCTGGATCACCTCGGTCTTCGACCTGTTCGAGGAGAACGTCCGCTACTTCCCCGCCCTGCTGCCGATCTGCGACTCCGACGACCCCGAACAGATCCTGGAGAGCGGCGACACCCCGCAGCTGAGCGAGCTGCGGCTGCACAACGGCACGGTCTACCGCTGGAACCGGCCGATCTACGCCGTCGTCAAGGGCCGGCCGCACCTGCGGGTCGAGAACCGGGTGCTCCCGGCCGGCCCGACCGTCGTCGACACGGTCGCGAACGGCGTCTTCTACTACGGCCTGGTCCGGATGCTCGCCGAGGCGGAGCGTCCGATCTGGACCCAGATGTCGTTCAGCGCGGCCGAGGAGAACTTCCACTCCGGCGCCCGGCACGGCATCGCGGCGTCGGTGTTCTGGCCGGGCCTCGGCTACGTGCCCGTGTCCGAGCTGGTGCTGCGCCGCCTGCTTCCGCTGGCACACGAGGGCCTCGACCGGTGGGGCGTGTCACCCGCCGAGCGGGACCGGCTGCTGGGCATCATCGAGCAGCGCTGCCTGACCGGCCGCAACGGCGCCACCTGGCAGGTGGAGACGCTGCACTCGCTGGAGCGCTCGGGCCTGGACCGGCAGGCGGCGCTGCACGGCATGCTGCGCCGCTACCTTCCGCCGATGCACGAGAACATCCCGGTACACGAGTGGCCGGTCACCTAG
- a CDS encoding ATP-binding protein: MTSQLVCRPEQDLPVAILRASGVLDLVTGDALENAVGRCLSAQPEALLIDVSGLEVSEPGALAVLSSVVCRTAEWPAVPIVLCGAGPETTETIAAWPGCASVGAAASCEQALADAAAEPEPHRIRVRLRPIPDACRQVRQLVDQACTAWQHGEATATVSLVATELVANVVRHAHTAMEFTVGLRDGRLCVTVRDGSRVLPRPRNPGTNDTGGRGLQLVRELTDAWGVLPVPDGKVVWTHLTAGDAA, translated from the coding sequence ATGACGAGTCAGCTGGTCTGCCGGCCGGAACAGGATCTTCCGGTGGCGATCCTGCGCGCCAGCGGCGTACTGGACCTCGTGACGGGCGACGCGCTGGAGAACGCGGTCGGGCGCTGCCTCTCCGCTCAGCCGGAGGCGCTGCTGATCGACGTCTCCGGGCTGGAGGTCTCCGAGCCGGGCGCGCTGGCGGTGCTCAGCTCCGTCGTGTGCCGCACGGCCGAGTGGCCCGCCGTGCCCATCGTGCTCTGCGGCGCCGGCCCGGAGACCACCGAGACCATCGCGGCGTGGCCCGGCTGTGCCTCGGTCGGCGCCGCGGCGAGCTGCGAGCAGGCGCTGGCCGACGCGGCTGCGGAGCCCGAGCCGCACCGCATCCGGGTCCGGCTGCGGCCGATACCGGACGCCTGCCGCCAGGTACGCCAGCTCGTGGACCAGGCCTGCACCGCGTGGCAGCACGGTGAGGCCACCGCGACCGTCTCGCTGGTCGCCACCGAGCTCGTCGCCAACGTGGTCCGGCATGCGCACACCGCGATGGAGTTCACCGTGGGGCTGCGCGACGGCCGGCTCTGCGTGACCGTGCGTGACGGCAGCCGGGTGCTGCCCCGGCCGAGGAATCCCGGAACCAACGACACCGGCGGGCGCGGGTTACAGCTGGTCCGGGAGTTGACCGACGCGTGGGGCGTGCTGCCGGTGCCCGACGGCAAGGTGGTGTGGACCCACCTGACGGCCGGCGACGCGGCGTGA
- a CDS encoding cobalamin biosynthesis protein — MISTGLVVLGLGARSGTLEDELAAAAGAALAAVCLRPADVGVLATLDRRAGEPGPRAVADRNGWRIVAFTAAELATVDVPHPSAEVAHRSGTPSVAEAAALLAAGPGATLILPKLAFPAATVAIARGTGPEA; from the coding sequence GTGATTTCGACCGGCCTGGTGGTGCTGGGGCTCGGGGCCCGGTCCGGCACGCTGGAGGACGAACTGGCCGCCGCGGCCGGCGCCGCGCTGGCCGCGGTGTGCCTTCGGCCGGCGGACGTCGGCGTGCTCGCGACGCTGGACCGCCGGGCCGGCGAGCCCGGACCGCGCGCCGTCGCCGACCGGAACGGGTGGCGGATCGTCGCGTTCACGGCCGCGGAACTGGCCACCGTTGACGTCCCGCACCCCAGCGCCGAGGTCGCGCACAGGTCGGGTACTCCGAGCGTCGCGGAGGCCGCCGCGCTGCTCGCCGCCGGCCCGGGCGCGACGCTGATCCTGCCGAAGCTGGCCTTCCCGGCGGCGACCGTCGCGATCGCGCGAGGCACCGGCCCCGAGGCCTGA
- a CDS encoding cobyrinate a,c-diamide synthase, translating to MVNVPRVVIAAPASGHGKTTVATGLLAAFAARGMRVAPFKVGPDYIDPGYHSLAAGRPGRNLDPVMVGEDLIGPLFAHGSAGTDLAVIEGVMGLYDGRTGAGDTGSTAHVAALLDAPVLLVVDAAAQGRSVAALVHGFRSFGTVRLAGVILNRVGSDRHEALLREACEEVGTPVLGALRRADAVAAPARHLGLIPAAERRAEAVASVAALASLVASAVDLDAVLAVARSVPPLAATPWSPAAENPVPGRPVVAIAGGPAFTFAYAETAELLSGAGAEVVTVDPLRDEALPEHTAALVVGGGFPEVYAAELSANEPLRLAVASLAAADLPIVAECAGLLWLCRTLDGRPMCGVLDAEAAMTPTLTLGYRDAVALSDSPLFPAGSRITGHEFHRTTAHPRSGLLLEPAGGAAWAWRGADPEGFATPTLQASYLHLHWAADRAIARRVVAQAARMFAG from the coding sequence GTGGTGAACGTACCCCGCGTCGTCATCGCGGCACCCGCCTCCGGGCACGGCAAGACCACCGTGGCGACGGGCCTGCTCGCCGCGTTCGCCGCCCGGGGGATGCGGGTCGCCCCGTTCAAGGTCGGCCCGGACTACATCGACCCCGGCTACCACTCGCTGGCGGCGGGCCGCCCGGGCCGCAACCTCGACCCGGTCATGGTCGGCGAGGACCTGATCGGGCCGCTGTTCGCACACGGCAGCGCGGGCACCGACCTCGCGGTGATCGAGGGGGTGATGGGCCTCTACGACGGTCGCACGGGCGCGGGCGACACCGGGTCGACCGCACACGTCGCGGCCCTGCTCGACGCTCCTGTCCTGCTGGTGGTCGACGCGGCCGCGCAGGGCCGGTCGGTGGCCGCGCTCGTGCACGGCTTCCGGAGTTTCGGCACGGTCCGCCTGGCCGGGGTCATCCTCAACCGGGTCGGCTCGGACCGGCACGAGGCGCTGCTGCGCGAGGCCTGCGAGGAGGTCGGCACGCCGGTGCTTGGCGCGCTGCGCCGCGCCGACGCGGTCGCGGCGCCCGCGCGCCACCTCGGCCTGATCCCCGCCGCCGAACGCCGCGCGGAGGCCGTGGCCTCGGTGGCCGCGCTCGCGTCACTGGTGGCCTCCGCGGTGGACCTCGACGCGGTGCTCGCCGTCGCCCGCTCGGTGCCGCCCCTGGCGGCGACACCCTGGTCACCGGCCGCCGAGAATCCGGTACCCGGCCGCCCGGTGGTCGCGATCGCGGGCGGACCGGCCTTCACCTTCGCGTACGCCGAGACGGCCGAACTGCTCTCCGGCGCCGGAGCCGAGGTGGTCACGGTGGACCCGCTCCGCGACGAGGCCCTGCCGGAGCACACCGCCGCCCTGGTCGTCGGCGGCGGCTTCCCGGAGGTGTACGCCGCCGAACTGTCGGCGAACGAGCCGCTGCGCCTGGCGGTGGCGTCCCTGGCCGCGGCGGACCTGCCGATCGTCGCCGAGTGCGCGGGCCTGCTGTGGCTCTGCCGAACGCTGGACGGCAGGCCGATGTGCGGGGTGCTGGACGCGGAGGCGGCGATGACTCCGACGCTGACGCTGGGTTACCGCGACGCGGTGGCGCTGTCGGACAGCCCGCTGTTCCCGGCGGGTTCGCGGATCACCGGCCACGAGTTCCACCGCACGACGGCGCACCCACGGTCGGGCCTGCTGCTCGAACCGGCCGGGGGAGCGGCGTGGGCCTGGCGCGGCGCGGACCCGGAGGGCTTCGCCACGCCGACCCTCCAGGCCTCGTACCTGCACCTGCACTGGGCCGCCGACCGGGCGATCGCCCGCCGGGTGGTCGCCCAGGCGGCACGTATGTTCGCGGGGTGA